The Elgaria multicarinata webbii isolate HBS135686 ecotype San Diego chromosome 7, rElgMul1.1.pri, whole genome shotgun sequence nucleotide sequence ttattaactttgtTTCTTCTAGCAGTAGTTTCTACAAGAAGAGGAGACAGCAATTCCCAAAGAAGAGACTGAAGAGGAAGTAGGAATGGATGAATGTAGACTGTGTCACTTTCAGGTGTTCACCTACAATTTTTTTCTGCATTAAGCTGCaagtttctttttttacaaaaacaccacacacaaaaTGCGCAtttaaataatacattaaaatgtattttgtatCAAAATATGCCTTTCTATTTTCTCTCAAagttatgcattttaaaatatatgttggtACGTTTGTGAACCAAGAAATATAAGACAACTTTTGAGAAGTGTAAACAAAATGAATAACAAAGTTCTAATGTGCATATTTCTCCAAGAGGTTCACATCACGTCAGTTCAAATCAGCATTTCAAAAGGCTGAATGGCTCTGTTCTTACAATGGTGACCAATTTCAGTGTGACATCTCAATCCTTGTGGAATGACACACAGTATTCAGACACAAACAATCAGACTGATTTCCCAATTGAATATTTTTGGTATGAAACAATCATTTACCCCTTCATTTTTCTTATATCCCTTTTGGGACTTCTGGGGAACGGATCAGTCATCTGGCTACTTGGCTTCCATATGAAGAGGAATCCTTTTACCATCTGTATCCTGAACTTGGCTGTCACTGACTTTAATGTCCTCATAGCCCTTACATTAGAATCAATAGGTGTGATTCTATTCATTTTCACGGATTACTTTGCTGTGTTTGTGCTATTTGCTTCTTACATTAGCTTAATCTTCATGTACAACACTGGTCAACTTCTACTGACTGCAATCAGTATTGACAGGTGTGTGGCTGTGTGGTTCCCAATTTGGCATCGATGCCACAGGCCACCACATTTATCCACCATTGTGTGTGCTCTGATATGGGTCCTCTCTTTGATTCTATGTGGAATTCAGGTACTAGTTATAATTACTGGTCATAATCCACTGGTACATGGTATTGTGAATGTTCTGATCTGTTATCCACTGATGGCCACCTCTACTCTGATCTTGTCTGTTAAAATCTGTTGTAAACAACATAAACGTAAGCAAACAAAGACTTTAACAGTAATTCTGCTTGCACTGTTATTTTGCCTAATCTTTGGAATTCTACCAAATTACTCTTTTATTCACGTTTATACTACTACGTCTTATTTTATTTCCTCTGGAGATtcctatttcatttattacataacTACATTTGTAATGATGATAGAGAGGACTTCAATTTTTGATAGCATCTCATCTCTCTGTATCTGTGTAAACAGCAGTATCAACCCAGTGCTTTATTTTCTTGCTGGGAGAAAAAGGAAGATACTTTCCAGGGAGTCTATGAGAGTTAGACTCCAGAGGGTTTTCAGTGATGAAGAAGACCATAGGGAGGAAGAGGGCTTCCCACTTTGATGAAGATTACTTAAAAGCTTAATGCTTTTAAGTTGGTCAAGGTATAAACTGATGAAGTGTTATAGCTCTTTAGTAAATGGGAAATTTTTACAAAATGGGAAATTTTTACAAAAATATCTGTGATTCTAAAGGCACCATTAACCACAGGCATGGTTGGAGTCTAGCATCCAAAGAGGAATCCAAGCTTTCTCAACCTTTGTTAACATCTTGAAAATTTCTGGAAGGAAGGTTCCTGAATAATCTCATTGTCATCTAGCTTAACCTCTTGGTATATTTTAGATCACCATTTTTGTATgaacaaatgttgttgttttttagtttgttttaaaatgataaattTCTTGTTAtcacattggcctaatctacaccaagcaggatattgcactatgaaatgtTGGGGGAATTAGTAGTGTTTTACAAATTCTTCCTAGCAGTTAGCAAATAAAAGTGTGAGCATTGAATCCTCAATGCTTTTATTCAGAGAAGTCTTCCAGGCTGGTAGCATCAACTAATAACAAAATAATTGTCTTACCCTAAATcacagtaagcataacagcttggTGGTTCTCCTTGACAAATGTTCCCTTCACATCAAACAGCATACTCCCTTCTCTGGCGGCAGTGGCAACAGCAGCCTACACCACACCCCCCAAACACTCctgtgaaagagcgagcctttTACTTACTTCACTCAGTCACCAACAGGTGTTCTGAGTttgcaagtctttgccaataatctgcccataattactgttaaggttaacacgaaaacctgacatgaaagtggtattaaagcagtatataaaaggcaggagccacaccaagcaggatatagtagtatgaaagtggtatatggtatgtgtcaatggtccacaacagttctcagtgcagttcaataccgctataaagcagtcgtgtggctcctgtcttttatatattgctttcaaagtgctttcatagcgcaatattcTGCAGTGTAGATCAGGCCATTGTTTTCAGGGCTACTACAGTTCCTTGCTGTTATTAGAGTTGGAGCCTGTGGGAGATCAAGCAAACCTTGTATATTTGCATCATCTAACCCCTGTTGCCCAATTAGGAAATTTAATAATCAAATGCCTCAACGAGGATTCTGGGATTTAAAATGAGATCCCAATGGCTAAGGCAACACAGCTTGGTCTTCTGACCACCGACTAGTAAAGGTACCTCATCTCTGAGGTTTGCCAGATGAGACAGTGCCAGACCACTAGTGACTGATCATTAGCAGCCTttccagaaaagaaaagtaaTCAGACATAGAGGTCCCAATGTTAAATGTATAGTTCTATCTTCCCCTTAGCATTGTTAAAGACAGTACCATAAAACAATTAGCTACATATGAGGTCAGATGGGACATTCAGATAAGGAACCAGAAAACTTAACTCTGATCATAAatacaagaaataataataatagtaattattattattatattattattattattaataataataataataataatacaaattcggAAGACAGGatatcaaataaatatttttatgtcACAAACATATGTGTGACACGTCAAGGAAGGCTAAACTGTTTATATAAGTATGCAGTTATGCTCGTTAATCTTGATAAGAAGCTAAATATTTCAATAACCTTATTTAGACATATGGAGATCATAAGTAGAAATGCTATCTTTGGAATTCTTAGGCAAGTCTctgtaactctgtattttaatcttatatcaatgttgctgtgtggttttatcctggttgtgctttttatactgtattttgtatttgtgcttttaacctgttggttgttttattatggttttaatttttgtgtaccgcccagagaggttcggctattgggcggtataaaaatgtaataaataaataaataaataacataaataacataaatagtAAGAAGAATAGGTTGGACATATTTCTATCCTCTAAGATCAGCTTCTCTAATGTATCACTGCAAACTGGCAAATGTACTTGGCTCTACTAAGAATCCTTGTTTAGAATGATGCTGGATGTATCATGTGTTTGAATTTATGCGTGCCTAAACTCTTGTATGTAATACTGTTATGCTGATACTTTGGAAGTAAAAAAGACAATAAGTCAAAACCTGCCTGAGAGAGTGTTTCTTAACATATTGAATTATGTATCACCATATCAAGAGTGATATTTTCAATTTGCTCTAAGAAAGGATGTGGTGGGGTGCTTTCTATGTGTGTGGTTATTCCAGTAGCCCTGCGTTGCCTACATCCTGGTAACATATCTTGAGAGAACCTCTGAAACAGAGCAGATGCCAAAAgcctagggccttagctagactgggcgaaatcccggggtgaaccccgggatcatccctgtgcgtccacatgatacacaggggatcctgggatcaaggagggataatccctcccatgccccgggatctcgccctcccctttgtactgagcccaagactgcggaacgtgtgacccattgccatgggttgacccggctccacacgattccTTACCTTTCAGCTCTcctgatgcttttttaaaaaatggtggccacgacacctcacctcctgaggtcattgcgcctcacgtgtaaacggaggagggatctcacattaatcacaacgtcactgactatgaggtaggtctagttaaggcctaagacTCCTTTGATGCTGATAACATTTACATATTCTTGTCCACTTGTATGTATTCATTTTATGTTTGATTTGGTGCGGTCCATGGGAGTGATTCTGAattggtgatatatatatatatatatatatatatatatatatatatatatatattaggggtgtgcacagaccccccgctccacttcacttgcagatccgccattttccggatcgggccgctccgccccgcccccgctccacccacttccgctccgctccgcccggagctccggatccggatccggagctccgtttcccccccccccataggcttgcattgaaagctaaaaaattatacaactttttttctgttcaagttagaaacctcatgtttggcaccatgacacctcatggggatatacacacgcatgccaagtttcaaagcaatcccatcatcccctgatttttggcaaatttttgaaaatcgggcaccccacacacaacatccctgcgaggtgggcaggggaggagggagggaaggcaggcaggcatgcagctggcatttctgggggcataaggaagtgagccaaggataagccagtaatgcatataaaatggaataaatcaatcaataaacaaaggaggggtagaattaaaagcagcagtgttgctcaataaacaacaagaagattttttttaaaaaggctatatctgtcttttaccagcaatagggggacgtgcccgggggagggggaagtagctgccagttcaagacactgacagccacagctctgagaagaagtaaaacgctcacttcgactcagaacaggcattgctccaccactgaaaagtgaccattcacttcaactcatgataggcattgctccaccgttttactctctttggaaggctctaatggccttccagtgcaggagagagtgggggcaggtccacgatgagatgccctaggggagctcatccccttgcaccacatcgattcagttgttccccaaggttagggtggggagcagtgctgtgtttctatctcttattcttggcttagtatatgatttcaggttgtgtttgtgcatttggtggggctactgtgttaaaaaacacggggaaaagcccgttcagatgaagaaagagaagtttcccagaatcccaagttacctgttttgcctatgccctcctccaactttgggatcatcatgaccgggagctgactctgcccctcagccctttgaaaaaggtatttttcccgccgattttttaaaaacgtctagcccgcgacccgtacgatgcagaaagttgagactggtctcaaaatgacccccatccacgactctctgtgcacaagaattttcagaactatagcttaaacccccccccagttatccccgattctttccctcaatgcaatcctatgggcgaaaagccgaaaacacagtttgagccgcgcggttgacccgattttcacaaaaatatagcccgcgacccgtacgatgcagaaagttgagagtggtctcaaaatgacgcccatccacgactctctgtgcacaagaatttccagaacgatagcttaaccccccccccagttatccccgattctttccctcaatgcaatcctatgggcgaaaagccgaaaacgcagtttgagccgcgcggttgacccgattttcacaaaaatatagcccgcgacccagacaacgcagaaagttgagagtggtctcaaaatgacccccatccacgactctctgtgcacaagaatttccagaacgatagcttcaaaaacaacgtagttatgcgcgattatttgccgcaatgcaatcctatggcgaaatgttttcaagatggcgaccggagcgctccgcctgaactcggagctccgaaaaatggtcgcttctcttcgccttgcttctagggggtccgcggtccgctcctactccgcctctgggtaaggcggagcaggccaatccgctactgcttctacgctcctaatcggagcggagcacatcccatatatatatatatatatatatatatatatatatatatatatactactgtATGTCTAAACAGATCCTGGAGAGgtgaaaaatcaaattaaaaagaataaaaacaacatattAAATGTTTCTAAAATAGAATACCAGTTCCATTGTGGCTGGTCATTCAAGCAAGGCTTCATGAAATATGTCTTTAACAGGAATCACCAGGAGAatcccatctgatgacctcagtgaccagtcAGCATGATAAGGGAGAACGCGGTCTTtcggatttatttattacatttttataccacccaatagctgaagctctctgggcggttcacaaaaattaaaaccatgaagagcataataaaacaaccaacaatctaaaaacccaaatacaaaataaaatataaaatgcacaaccaggataaaaccacgcagcagaaattgatattagttaaaatacagaattaaaaaaacaagtttaaatttaagttaaattaggtgttaaaatgctaagaaaataaaaaggtcttcagctgacccAAAGTTGTTTCAGCCTTGATAAACTTTGCCTGGTAGTGAATATACAGATCAGCAGAGGACTTGCATGCCGAAAAGGGACCAATAACAGCCTGCCTCCTATATTCtataccagctgcagcttctggagcaACTTCAAGGGCATCCCCACATAGAACATTCTGTAGTGATCTAGTTTCGAGGTTACAGATTGGCCTGTACCACTGTTGCCAAGCTATACTTGTCCTGGACAGGCCATAGCTGGCATACCAGTTGAAGCTGCTAAAAAGCACTCCAAACTGTCATGGCCACTTGGACCTgcatgatggatctaggagtactcccagaCTATGAAGCGGATATTTCAaagggagggcaaccccatccagaacaggcaatgagcctatctctcagacttcatagaatcatagaatagcagagttggaaggggtctacaaggccatcaagtccaaccctctgctcattgcagaaatccaccttaaagcatccctgacaaatggttgtccagctgcctcttgaaggcctctagtgtgggagagcccacaacctccctaggtcactgattccattgtcatactgctctaacagtcaggaagtttttcctgatgtccagctggaatctggcttcctttaacttgagccccttattccgtgtcctgcactctgggaggtaaCCACTCACTTGGTAACCACTCACCCATAGGATTTCCATTTTGCCAAGATTCAGCTTCTGGGAATTGGATCTCATCCAGCCCAGCtttgagtctaggcactgatcaAGGACTTGCACAGTTTCCCCTAATAAAAAAAGTTTATCTGTTCAGACTAAAACATATGAGTATTATACGGTGCAAACGCATGAACAAAATTTTTGGTCAGTGAACAGCCTgccggtatttatttattgaattatttattgcatgtttataccgcccaataggcgaagctttctgggcggttggCTTCCATTGACCAGGTTCATGCAGAGCAGAttaagtaacacacacacacacacacccaaagtggGATACAAGGGGAAACTGCTACTTAGCCACTTGGCAACCAAGAAATCCTGAACTGTGCCAAGCGAGGTTGAGTGGGAGGCAATTAGTAAGGTGTGTATATGTCAGTTCTGTTCCTGTTGATATTCTCCATTTCTCCACCTCCATGTCTATTCCATGCCAGATCTGTGTTGGtcgttttttttgtgtgtgttttttaacaaaaTGGTTGATTTATGTgattccaccccccctcccaaagtaTAAGCATGTGTCATGCATCTGCCTATgttgcaaaaaacaaaccaacaaacctaaGGTCACCTCATGTGTTTTAGTAAGGTAAGCAGTATCTGAAAACTTCAGAGAAAAATCTCCCAACCATGATATTTTGTGAATGTTTCCTTTCACTCCCACCTAGCCAATGATTAATCAGCAAATGAGTGTTTTGAGGTTTTTAGTTCAGTTCTACTTGAATAAGATGGCTACTGCCTTATATCACTGCAAGATACTAGAATCTTATGGTTTCTCCACATTCAACAAAAATCCTGCAgacttactggggctttgtcttctggagtctttgttgATTTAACAATTGGCACAATACACACACTCCCCACTCCCTGATTCTTTTAGCCAGTTCATTCCCATATGTTTTATAGCACGTTTCCCATTTATTACTGccttttcagggttttataaaatgacagGTACCCACTTGAAAAcagtgggagaggccctggaggttgacgaagTCATGGAAAGGAGCCCAAATCTTCCATGAGTAGCCcataatgagcatgcgataaattacttgtgtagagaagctcctCATCCTGCCTTGTAGTTGGCCATGACAGGACACTCATCTTTTATGATTGCGGCACTGTAATGTGAGATCAGAGCTAGCTGAGAAGAAGAAAACTTGTGAGAGCCTTCTATCcattgtgggaatgtggagttGGGAAATAACAAGGTGGACACGaagttgggatttaaacaggggcacatttattaacagaattgcagaaagggtaaacctaagTGGGGATATTCTCTAATTCAGCTtcatgccattgttttatcgGGTGAGACATTCTTGGCCTGAGAGTGGCGCCTCAACGCTCAccttctcccaggcttccccttttggggttggGAGTCCTTCAGTGTCACCCCCTCTCATGCTGCGGGGCTCTGAGTGGGGGAGAAagattggcctcagaggtaacccttatcaccgcTAGCTTAGCCACAGGGCTCACAGcttgggagcctcaggcattacccatcaccacaatggtgcctaagaatgctcactgaccctaaccTGCTCAAGATGCCTGCACATACCTGCCACAAGGAACAACAAGCCTCTTGCTTAGtcattctccccccacctgcaCAAGACCTCAATCCATCAGGCCCTGCTGCAGATCTAGCAAATGCCCATCATTACTGAGGTCAGACAATTGTACCCTGTCTGTCCTATAATGCTCCCTCCACACTACTACAGTTGCCGGGTCTTGGATACTCCAATCCCCATAttcaaataaatcaaataattgTCCAACTCTCTATTAAATTGTTCCTGGCACCCTCTAAGTGGTGCCCAAATAGGTAGCtgccctctttatttatttatttatttatttgttacatttatataccgccccatagccaaagctctctgggcagattccCAGCTCACTCTGGGAATCCAGCAAGACCAAGTACTTGCCTCCTTATGAGTACACCCACCAGTGGTCCATGCCCTTCTTAGAATCGAACATGATTGCATCACAACTCTGGGGAACCATATAGTCATACTCATGATTACACATCTCTGTGAATCGGGTATGATCACATCACAATTCTGGGATGACACCCAAGTGGGTACCTGCCATCTTCCCAGCTCACTATGGGAATCCGGCAAGACCAAGTACTTGCCTCCTTATGAGTACGTGCACCCATCGTCCATGCCATCCCTCCTGCGCTGGCTAGGAATCAGCAGGATCACGTCGCAGTTCAGGGCCACTGCCCAAGTGGGCACATATAATCTTCCCAGCTCACTCTGGGAATCCAGCTGGACCACATACTCACCATCCCAGCCCAGTGCTGGAAAGCATCCTGAAAACCACAAACGCCTGTTACTCCCAGGCTTCTCTTTTAGCCCCATCACATCGTTCCACTTGTAGTGCACATCCATCTTTATGGGGTGGGGCAATGAACAAAGCCCCGCTGGGACAATGTGGACTGATGGCTCATGCATTGCATGCTATATCTGTCCAGCCGCTGTATGTTGGCACACCAGCCAATTCACGTCTGTGAACTGAAGATTGGTGTGATGGTTGCACATCTTCGGTGATCTGAGAAGACAAGAGCTGTTGCATGAGAGTTGGCAAGGCTTGCAAGGTAAGGGGATTTTCTTTTAAGCAAACCTAAATCATTGCCACCCTGGTGAATGAGTGAAGCCCGAGGGAGGACGCTGATCAACACAGCTGAAATAAGGTGAGCAGGAGGCGCTCAGAATGTATGCCACATCTGCCTGATCATTGTACATTGGCATATCGGCTCAATCCAAGCTGTGTCCTAAAACTTGATCTGAAAGCCCTCTGTCCAGCCCAGCAAAGGAGACTGTGCACAGATGGTTGTACACATGGGGTCATGGCCCAACCAGACATTCTGGTCCAAGGTTATCGTGGTCACTATTCCCAAAACTGGTTATGTCCCCCAAATGGGAATGGAAGGATTGGTGTTGCAGGGGATTCACTACCTGAGAGTGGTTGTGTTACCCTTATCGTAGCCATCATGCAAGCAGAACTCCTGGAAGGTTCTACCATATCCAAGTGGACGAATGACTGAAAACTGCTTGGCATAGGCCTGCAATAACCCAAACAATATGTTGTATATGGATACAGAGTCTTTTCAGGTCTGTCTGGGAGTAAAGCTCCTAGTTGCCAGGATTAATGGGCAGAGATAAGTGAGCCCCAGCAGCAGAGACACATCATCAAAGTCCAAGTACGGCCCAAAGGTCCAGTCCCGATAAAGTCCAAGGTCACAAATACAGGAAGAACAGTGTGGATAGCAAATATGCATTGAGGAGTATCATCACCAAGAAGGGGAGGTAAATGGCTGTCAGTGAACGTACC carries:
- the LOC134401981 gene encoding mas-related G-protein coupled receptor member H-like; translation: MVTNFSVTSQSLWNDTQYSDTNNQTDFPIEYFWYETIIYPFIFLISLLGLLGNGSVIWLLGFHMKRNPFTICILNLAVTDFNVLIALTLESIGVILFIFTDYFAVFVLFASYISLIFMYNTGQLLLTAISIDRCVAVWFPIWHRCHRPPHLSTIVCALIWVLSLILCGIQVLVIITGHNPLVHGIVNVLICYPLMATSTLILSVKICCKQHKRKQTKTLTVILLALLFCLIFGILPNYSFIHVYTTTSYFISSGDSYFIYYITTFVMMIERTSIFDSISSLCICVNSSINPVLYFLAGRKRKILSRESMRVRLQRVFSDEEDHREEEGFPL